A DNA window from Impatiens glandulifera chromosome 7, dImpGla2.1, whole genome shotgun sequence contains the following coding sequences:
- the LOC124910553 gene encoding trihelix transcription factor ASIL2-like: MAMVTATIASPSSNQDIPTAVPVSVTQKPPSTRRLPPPCWSHDETVALIEAYRDKWYSLRRGNLRANHWLEVADDIANRCSPAMGNQPKTSVQCRHKMEKLRKRYRSEMQRAVSIPGSSRRFSSSWVHFKHMDSLERGPNVAAVPQVESAPPVQDDDEDDENEIDDDEELYQATIKRHVPYNRGGYENGNGSGGVNGFRIRIPGVVRPNAVMPEVNNNNNKYSKFGGSNPSFGSTTRVMKDGYSKMGKMDESSGKNKRKRGGDPVEEMASAIKSLGDGFVRMEKMKMDMAREVESMRMEMEMKRTEMILESQQRIVEAFARAACSEKKSKMKMKRMMMHSPES; encoded by the coding sequence ATGGCAATGGTTACTGCAACAATCGCATCTCCTTCATCAAATCAAGACATACCCACCGCCGTTCCCGTCTCCGTCACCCAGAAACCTCCATCCACGCGCCGCCTCCCTCCGCCGTGTTGGTCTCACGATGAGACCGTTGCTTTGATAGAAGCGTATCGAGATAAGTGGTATTCTCTTCGGCGAGGGAATCTTAGGGCGAATCATTGGCTTGAGGTTGCTGATGATATCGCTAATCGATGCTCCCCCGCGATGGGGAATCAGCCGAAGACTTCTGTTCAATGTCGACATAAGATGGAGAAGTTGAGGAAACGGTATAGATCGGAGATGCAGAGAGCGGTGTCGATTCCTGGGAGTAGTCGtaggttttcttcttcttgggttCATTTTAAACATATGGATTCATTGGAAAGAGGACCTAATGTTGCTGCTGTTCCTCAAGTTGAATCTGCTCCGCCAGTTcaggatgatgatgaagatgacgaGAATGAGatcgatgatgatgaagaactgTATCAAGCTACGATTAAACGGCATGTTCCGTATAATCGTGGCGGATATGAAAACGGGAATGGAAGTGGAGGTGTGAATGGGTTTCGGATCAGAATTCCTGGGGTTGTTCGTCCAAACGCGGTGATGCCagaagttaataataataataataagtacaGTAAATTTGGGGGGAGTAACCCTAGTTTTGGATCTACTACTAGGGTTATGAAAGATGGGTATTCTAAAATGGGAAAGATGGATGAATCATCAGGGAAGAATAAGAGGAAGAGGGGGGGAGATCCGGTGGAGGAGATGGCATCTGCAATAAAGTCACTTGGAGATGGGTTTGTGAGGatggagaagatgaagatggaTATGGCAAGAGAAGTTGAATCGATGagaatggagatggagatgaaaCGGACAGAAATGATCTTGGAATCTCAACAAAGGATTGTTGAGGCATTTGCTAGGGCTGCTTGTTCAGAGAAGAAAAgcaagatgaagatgaagaggatgatgatgCATTCACCTGAatcttga
- the LOC124944571 gene encoding pentatricopeptide repeat-containing protein At1g02150-like: MMLQSTVSQSLLQNRHVYLSSSTSHSSSLPSTFRGSVSFQGVNNIGFPVVRYKISNAFGNKTVDYEKRPPQQLKWNGIFKKLSLMEDPKKGAASVLNHLEKEGKLISKWELSRVIKELRKFRRFKIALEVYQWMNNRAERFRTTSSDTALQLDLIAKVHGIAIAEEYFQKLPDKIKDKRTYGALLNSYGKIKMKEKAELLLDDMKSKGYANHCLPMNVMMTMYMSLKEFDQVDAIISDMKQKRLPLDLYSYNIWLSSYGSRDSVEGMERVFNEMQQDATINPNWTTFSTMATMYIKLRQHEKGVICLKEVESRITGRDRIPYHYLISLYGNMGNKEEVGRIWGIYKSIFPIATNLGYHTMISSLVRLDDIEWALTVYEEWLSVKTSYDPRIVNLLMGWHVRNGKMEKAEELFNHMAKTGGKPNAASWEILAEGRIQENRGSDALSCLKEAVATIVESNNWKPKPVNVASILKLCEKEEDSVSKEGLFELMKKTKCFEDAGYMSYIPLDGKEFKMIQAEAGDDDYEEHNQEGEDVEEEAETLVIQL; the protein is encoded by the exons ATGATGCTTCAATCCACAGTCTCCCAATCCCTCCTACAGAATCGTCACGTATATCTATCATCATCAACTTCGCACTCTTCCTCTCTACCGTCAACATTTCGCGGTTCTGTATCTTTTCAGGGAGTTAACAACATCGGTTTCCCAGTCGTAAGATATAAGATATCGAATGCCTTCGGCAACAAAACAGTCGATTACGAGAAAAGGCCGCCGCAGCAGCTGAAATGGAATGGGATATTCAAGAAGTTATCGCTTATGGAAGACCCCAAAAAAGGCGCGGCAAGTGTTTTGAATCATTTGGAGAAAGAGGGTAAGTTAATTTCCAAGTGGGAACTTTCCAGAGTCATTAAAGAGTTGAGAAAATTCAGACGCTTTAAGATAGCTCTTGAG GTTTATCAGTGGATGAACAATAGAGCAGAGAGATTCAGAACAACTTCTAGTGACACAGCGCTTCAGTTAGACCTAATTGCTAAAGTTCATGGAATAGCAATTGCTGAAGAGTACTTTCAGAAACTGCCGGATAAGATAAAGGATAAGAGAACTTATGGAGCTCTCTTGAACTCCTATGGAAAGataaaaatgaaagagaaaGCCGAATTGTTATTAGATGATATGAAGAGTAAGGGTTACGCAAATCACTGTCTTCCCATGAATGTGATGATGACTATGTATATGAGCTTGAAAGAATTCGATCAAGTAGACGCTATTATCTCAGACATGAAGCAGAAAAGGTTACCTTTGGATTTGTATTCCTATAACATTTGGTTGTCATCATATGGTTCCCGAGATTCTGTAGAAGGGATGGAAAGAGTGTTTAATGAAATGCAACAGGATGCGACGATTAATCCAAACTGGACAACGTTCAGCACGATGGCTACAATGTACATTAAACTAAGGCAACATGAGAAAGGAGTTATCTGCTTGAAGGAGGTTGAGAGCCGAATAACAGGCAGGGATAGAATTCCTTACCACTATCTGATAAGTTTGTATGGGAATATGGGAAACAAGGAGGAAGTTGGACGAATATGGGGAATTTACAAGTCAATATTTCCTATCGCGACTAACTTGGGTTACCACACGATGATTTCTTCATTGGTTCGTCTCGATGACATCGAATGGGCCCTAACGGTTTATGAGGAATGGTTATCGGTTAAGACGTCGTATGATCCTAGGATTGTGAATTTACTTATGGGGTGGCATGTGAGGAATGGAAAAATGGAGAAAGCCGAGGAATTGTTTAACCATATGGCAAAAACCGGAGGGAAACCTAATGCTGCTTCGTGGGAGATTCTTGCAGAAGGTCGAATTCAAGAGAATAGGGGTTCGGATGCATTGTCTTGCTTGAAGGAGGCTGTTGCAACTATAGTGGAATCCAATAATTGGAAGCCGAAGCCTGTCAATGTAGCGTCGATTTTGAAGCTATGTGAGAAGGAAGAAGATAGTGTTAGTAAGGAAGGGTTGTTTGAGTtgatgaaaaaaacaaaatgttttGAAGATGCTGGTTATATGTCTTACATTCCTTTAGATGGaaaagaattcaaaatgatacaGGCAGAGGCAGGTGATGATGATTATGAAGAACATAACCAGGAGGGTGAAGATGTTGAAGAAGAAGCTGAAACACTTGTTATCCAACTTTAA
- the LOC124944572 gene encoding cyclin-U4-1-like has protein sequence MGELLERQMPRLIEFLPCLLQRVAETNDLSRGFRTQKISVFHGLTRPSISIQSYLERIFKYANCSPSCFVVAYVYLDRFAQRQPSLPINSFNVHRLLITSVMVAAKFMDDMYYNNAYYGKVGGISTEEMNFLEVDFLFGLGFHLNVTPSTFYTYCSYLHKEMMTVMMIQPLPFDLAVHDNDEDDQMSSSLNVGIRSKKLLHCLWFSDDQDDDDDEDQSSSSSSHQHQLQQQLAAV, from the exons ATGGGTGAATTGTTGGAGAGACAGATGCCGAGACTCATAGAATTCCTCCCCTGTCTCCTCCAACGAGTGGCGGAGACGAATGATCTCAGCCGTGGGTTCAGGACTCAGAAGATCTCAGTCTTCCATGGCCTCACCAGGCCAAGCATCTCAATTCAGAGCTATCTGGAGAGGATATTCAAGTATGCGAATTGCAGCCCGTCGTGCTTCGTAGTGGCTTACGTTTATTTGGACAGATTTGCTCAAAGGCAGCCGAGTTTGCCCATCAATTCGTTCAATGTTCATAGATTGCTCATCACCAGTGTCATGGTAGCCGCCAAATTCATGGATGACAT gTATTACAACAATGCTTATTATGGGAAAGTGGGGGGAATTAGCACAGAAGAGATGAACTTTCTTGAAGTGGATTTCTTATTTGGATTGGGTTTTCATTTGAATGTGACTCCATCCACTTTCTATACCTATTGTTCCTATCTCCACAAGGAGATGATGACTGTGATGATGATTCAGCCTCTGCCGTTTGATTTAGCAGTtcacgataatgatgaagatgatcaGATGTCATCATCATTGAATGTAGGAATTAGATCAAAGAAGCTGCTTCACTGCTTGTGGTTCAGTGATGATCAAGACGACGACGACGATGAAGATCAGTCGTCTTCCTCCAGCTCCCATCAACACCAATTACAGCAGCAACTTGCTGCTGTTTAA
- the LOC124945189 gene encoding dol-P-Man:Man(7)GlcNAc(2)-PP-Dol alpha-1,6-mannosyltransferase isoform X1, giving the protein MMDRKNSKFMELYGYDLLLGSIAAFYVFLVPYTKVEESFNVQAMHDILYHQHHLENYDHLEFPGVVPRTFIGSLLVSILAFPATSVISWLHLPKIYSLYAVRLALGFIILLMLRFFRLQIKHKFGRQVEFFFVILTAVQFHMLFYCTRPLPNIFALGLVNLAYGYWLQESFYGALNSLIVATLIFRCDILLLLAPLGLELLLVGNTSFSTFSFVPSLTAPIFAEILKDIITGLTMLVDSVMWRRLLWPEFEVLWFNSVLNRSSEWGTHPFHWYFTSALPRSLLAAYPLSLLGVFIDRRLLPYMLPIWSFVILYSKLPHKELRFIIGVIPMLNLSAATAASRIFNNRKKGSWVFLYIGLLGLLLSSLGLTVVTFMASYENYPGGYALQRLHLLGEVESDQNKTWVHIDSFSAMNGVSRFCENDSPWRYSKEEGIHLGELSQRNFTYLLNEHKEINGYKCLFAVDGFSRYQIRRDFPPISLVKEPKVFIHGNKEMANRRSWQGCL; this is encoded by the exons ATGATGGATCGAAAGAATTCAAAGTTTATGGAGCTTTACG GTTACGACCTTCTATTAGGTTCAATCGCTGCGTTTTACGTCTTCCTCGTTCCATACACCAAAGTGGAAGAGAGCTTCAACGTACAG GCAATGCATGATATTCTGTATCATCAACATCACTTGGAAAAT TATGATCATTTGGAGTTTCCTGGAGTTGTTCCTCGCACTTTCATTG GTTCTTTATTGGTGTCAATACTAGCATTTCCTGCGACTTCAGTAATCAGTTGGCTCCACCTACCAAAGATTTACAGTCTTTATGCTG TTCGCTTAGCACTGGGGTTTATAATATTGTTGATGCTACGGTTTTTCCGCTTGCAG ATTAAGCACAAGTTTGGTCGCCAAGTAGAATTCTTTTTTGTGATTTTGACAGCAGTGCAGTTTCACATGCTTTTCTATTGCACACGGCCTCTTCCCAATATATTTGCTTTGGGTTTAG TCAATTTGGCATATGGATATTGGCTTCAGGAATCCTTTTATGGAGCATTAAACTCTTTG ATTGTTGCCACTCTTATCTTTCGCTGTGATATTCTTTTGCTGCTTGCACCACTTGGCCTTGAGCTCTTACTG GTTGGTAACACAAGCTTTAGCACCTTTTCATTTGTTCCATCTCTTACTGCTCCGATATTCGCTGAGATCTTAAAGGATATCATCACAGGTCTTACGATGCTGGTGGATTCTGTTATGTGGAGAAGGTTACTATGGCCGGAATTTGAAGTTCTCTGGTTCAATTCTGTCCTAAATCGGAGTTCTGAATGGGGT ACTCATCCATTTCATTGGTATTTCACTTCAGCACTCCCCCGATCATTGTTGGCTGCTTATCCTCTTTCTCTG CTCGGAGTTTTTATTGATAGAAGGCTTTTACCCTACATGCTTCCGATTTGGTCATTTGTTATACTGTACTCCAAACTTCCGCACAAG GAACTCCGCTTTATTATTGGTGTTATCCCAATGCTCAATTTATCAGCAGCTACTGCAGCCAGTAGAAT CTTCAATAATAGGAAGAAAGGTTCTTGGGTATTTCTCTATATTGGTTTGCTGGGGTTACTCTTGAGCAG TCTAGGTCTTACTGTCGTTACGTTCATGGCATCATATGAGAACTATCCTGGAGGCTATGCTCTTCAAAGATTGCATTTGTTAG GTGAGGTTGAAAGTGATCAAAACAAGACTTGGGTTCATATTGATTCCTTCTCAGCAATGAATGGAGTTTCCCGCTTTTGTGAAAACGATTCACCTTGGAG GTATTCTAAGGAAGAAGGTATACATTTGGGAGAATTAAGCCAGAGAAATTTCACCTATCTTCTTAA TGAGCATAAAGAAATCAATGGATACAAGTGTTTATTTGCAGTAGACGGGTTTTCCAGATATCAAATCCGAAGGGATTTTCCACCTATTTCACTT GTAAAAGAACCTAAAGTATTCATTCATGGTAATAAGGAGATGGCAAATAGAAGAAGTTGGCAAGGATGCTTGTGA
- the LOC124945189 gene encoding dol-P-Man:Man(7)GlcNAc(2)-PP-Dol alpha-1,6-mannosyltransferase isoform X2, which yields MMDRKNSKFMELYGYDLLLGSIAAFYVFLVPYTKVEESFNVQAMHDILYHQHHLENYDHLEFPGVVPRTFIGSLLVSILAFPATSVISWLHLPKIYSLYAVRLALGFIILLMLRFFRLQIKHKFGRQVEFFFVILTAVQFHMLFYCTRPLPNIFALGLVNLAYGYWLQESFYGALNSLIVATLIFRCDILLLLAPLGLELLLTRSVSLWKALKLCSLTALLCIGLTMLVDSVMWRRLLWPEFEVLWFNSVLNRSSEWGTHPFHWYFTSALPRSLLAAYPLSLLGVFIDRRLLPYMLPIWSFVILYSKLPHKELRFIIGVIPMLNLSAATAASRIFNNRKKGSWVFLYIGLLGLLLSSLGLTVVTFMASYENYPGGYALQRLHLLGEVESDQNKTWVHIDSFSAMNGVSRFCENDSPWRYSKEEGIHLGELSQRNFTYLLNEHKEINGYKCLFAVDGFSRYQIRRDFPPISLVKEPKVFIHGNKEMANRRSWQGCL from the exons ATGATGGATCGAAAGAATTCAAAGTTTATGGAGCTTTACG GTTACGACCTTCTATTAGGTTCAATCGCTGCGTTTTACGTCTTCCTCGTTCCATACACCAAAGTGGAAGAGAGCTTCAACGTACAG GCAATGCATGATATTCTGTATCATCAACATCACTTGGAAAAT TATGATCATTTGGAGTTTCCTGGAGTTGTTCCTCGCACTTTCATTG GTTCTTTATTGGTGTCAATACTAGCATTTCCTGCGACTTCAGTAATCAGTTGGCTCCACCTACCAAAGATTTACAGTCTTTATGCTG TTCGCTTAGCACTGGGGTTTATAATATTGTTGATGCTACGGTTTTTCCGCTTGCAG ATTAAGCACAAGTTTGGTCGCCAAGTAGAATTCTTTTTTGTGATTTTGACAGCAGTGCAGTTTCACATGCTTTTCTATTGCACACGGCCTCTTCCCAATATATTTGCTTTGGGTTTAG TCAATTTGGCATATGGATATTGGCTTCAGGAATCCTTTTATGGAGCATTAAACTCTTTG ATTGTTGCCACTCTTATCTTTCGCTGTGATATTCTTTTGCTGCTTGCACCACTTGGCCTTGAGCTCTTACTG ACTAGATCAGTTTCTTTATGGAAGGCACTTAAACTTTGCTCTCTGACTGCTTTACTTTGCATAG GTCTTACGATGCTGGTGGATTCTGTTATGTGGAGAAGGTTACTATGGCCGGAATTTGAAGTTCTCTGGTTCAATTCTGTCCTAAATCGGAGTTCTGAATGGGGT ACTCATCCATTTCATTGGTATTTCACTTCAGCACTCCCCCGATCATTGTTGGCTGCTTATCCTCTTTCTCTG CTCGGAGTTTTTATTGATAGAAGGCTTTTACCCTACATGCTTCCGATTTGGTCATTTGTTATACTGTACTCCAAACTTCCGCACAAG GAACTCCGCTTTATTATTGGTGTTATCCCAATGCTCAATTTATCAGCAGCTACTGCAGCCAGTAGAAT CTTCAATAATAGGAAGAAAGGTTCTTGGGTATTTCTCTATATTGGTTTGCTGGGGTTACTCTTGAGCAG TCTAGGTCTTACTGTCGTTACGTTCATGGCATCATATGAGAACTATCCTGGAGGCTATGCTCTTCAAAGATTGCATTTGTTAG GTGAGGTTGAAAGTGATCAAAACAAGACTTGGGTTCATATTGATTCCTTCTCAGCAATGAATGGAGTTTCCCGCTTTTGTGAAAACGATTCACCTTGGAG GTATTCTAAGGAAGAAGGTATACATTTGGGAGAATTAAGCCAGAGAAATTTCACCTATCTTCTTAA TGAGCATAAAGAAATCAATGGATACAAGTGTTTATTTGCAGTAGACGGGTTTTCCAGATATCAAATCCGAAGGGATTTTCCACCTATTTCACTT GTAAAAGAACCTAAAGTATTCATTCATGGTAATAAGGAGATGGCAAATAGAAGAAGTTGGCAAGGATGCTTGTGA
- the LOC124910554 gene encoding cytochrome c oxidase-assembly factor COX23, mitochondrial encodes MMATTKAESAYPSTARFSDSQCYPEYTASLKCLEKSMPEKSKCQEHFDAYKECKKKEREARLERNRSRSLFS; translated from the exons ATGATGGCGACGACGAAAGCTGAGTCGGCGTATCCTAGCACGGCAAGGTTTTCTGATTCTCAATGTTATCCTGAGTATACTGCTTCGCTAAAAT GCCTTGAAAAATCTATGCCAGAAAAATCAAAATGTCAAGAGCATTTTGATGCTTACAAAGAGTGCAAGAAAAAAGAG AGGGAAGCTAGGCTCGAGCGCAATCGGAGTAGGTCCCTCTTCTCGTGA
- the LOC124945189 gene encoding dol-P-Man:Man(7)GlcNAc(2)-PP-Dol alpha-1,6-mannosyltransferase isoform X3, whose translation MHDILYHQHHLENYDHLEFPGVVPRTFIGSLLVSILAFPATSVISWLHLPKIYSLYAVRLALGFIILLMLRFFRLQIKHKFGRQVEFFFVILTAVQFHMLFYCTRPLPNIFALGLVNLAYGYWLQESFYGALNSLIVATLIFRCDILLLLAPLGLELLLVGNTSFSTFSFVPSLTAPIFAEILKDIITGLTMLVDSVMWRRLLWPEFEVLWFNSVLNRSSEWGTHPFHWYFTSALPRSLLAAYPLSLLGVFIDRRLLPYMLPIWSFVILYSKLPHKELRFIIGVIPMLNLSAATAASRIFNNRKKGSWVFLYIGLLGLLLSSLGLTVVTFMASYENYPGGYALQRLHLLGEVESDQNKTWVHIDSFSAMNGVSRFCENDSPWRYSKEEGIHLGELSQRNFTYLLNEHKEINGYKCLFAVDGFSRYQIRRDFPPISLVKEPKVFIHGNKEMANRRSWQGCL comes from the exons ATGCATGATATTCTGTATCATCAACATCACTTGGAAAAT TATGATCATTTGGAGTTTCCTGGAGTTGTTCCTCGCACTTTCATTG GTTCTTTATTGGTGTCAATACTAGCATTTCCTGCGACTTCAGTAATCAGTTGGCTCCACCTACCAAAGATTTACAGTCTTTATGCTG TTCGCTTAGCACTGGGGTTTATAATATTGTTGATGCTACGGTTTTTCCGCTTGCAG ATTAAGCACAAGTTTGGTCGCCAAGTAGAATTCTTTTTTGTGATTTTGACAGCAGTGCAGTTTCACATGCTTTTCTATTGCACACGGCCTCTTCCCAATATATTTGCTTTGGGTTTAG TCAATTTGGCATATGGATATTGGCTTCAGGAATCCTTTTATGGAGCATTAAACTCTTTG ATTGTTGCCACTCTTATCTTTCGCTGTGATATTCTTTTGCTGCTTGCACCACTTGGCCTTGAGCTCTTACTG GTTGGTAACACAAGCTTTAGCACCTTTTCATTTGTTCCATCTCTTACTGCTCCGATATTCGCTGAGATCTTAAAGGATATCATCACAGGTCTTACGATGCTGGTGGATTCTGTTATGTGGAGAAGGTTACTATGGCCGGAATTTGAAGTTCTCTGGTTCAATTCTGTCCTAAATCGGAGTTCTGAATGGGGT ACTCATCCATTTCATTGGTATTTCACTTCAGCACTCCCCCGATCATTGTTGGCTGCTTATCCTCTTTCTCTG CTCGGAGTTTTTATTGATAGAAGGCTTTTACCCTACATGCTTCCGATTTGGTCATTTGTTATACTGTACTCCAAACTTCCGCACAAG GAACTCCGCTTTATTATTGGTGTTATCCCAATGCTCAATTTATCAGCAGCTACTGCAGCCAGTAGAAT CTTCAATAATAGGAAGAAAGGTTCTTGGGTATTTCTCTATATTGGTTTGCTGGGGTTACTCTTGAGCAG TCTAGGTCTTACTGTCGTTACGTTCATGGCATCATATGAGAACTATCCTGGAGGCTATGCTCTTCAAAGATTGCATTTGTTAG GTGAGGTTGAAAGTGATCAAAACAAGACTTGGGTTCATATTGATTCCTTCTCAGCAATGAATGGAGTTTCCCGCTTTTGTGAAAACGATTCACCTTGGAG GTATTCTAAGGAAGAAGGTATACATTTGGGAGAATTAAGCCAGAGAAATTTCACCTATCTTCTTAA TGAGCATAAAGAAATCAATGGATACAAGTGTTTATTTGCAGTAGACGGGTTTTCCAGATATCAAATCCGAAGGGATTTTCCACCTATTTCACTT GTAAAAGAACCTAAAGTATTCATTCATGGTAATAAGGAGATGGCAAATAGAAGAAGTTGGCAAGGATGCTTGTGA